Proteins from a genomic interval of Rosa chinensis cultivar Old Blush chromosome 2, RchiOBHm-V2, whole genome shotgun sequence:
- the LOC112187058 gene encoding casein kinase 1-like protein HD16 isoform X2 — protein MPVLRGRGRGAAKKQEVTNPIDAGEAIATRTRRRRAAAAAALPNNNNNNNNNNQVKEEKNRKAAAAAAAGEEKKVVVKAEKKRVVEKEEVQEKKMNDSGSGGVRSNAKAEEEGSTAPLPEKVTVGGSPVYRLDRKLGKGGFGQVYVGRRVSAINTNERTGPGAVEVALKLEHKNSKGCNYGPPQEWKVYDTLGGSHGVPRVHYKGKQGEYYIMVMDMLGPSLWDVWNNGNQTMAIEMVACIAIEAISILEKMHSRGYVHGDVKPENFLLGTPGTPDEKKLFLVDLGLATKWRDSSTGQHVDYDQRPDVFRGTVRYASVHAHLGRTSSRRDDLESLAYTLVFLLRGRLPWQGYQGENKGFLVCKKKMATSPETLCSFCPLPFRQFVEHVVNLKFDEEPNYAKYISLFDGTVSPNPDIRPINTEGAQKLINLVGHKRGRLTMEEEDDEQPKKRIRMGMPATQWISVYNARRPMKQRYHYNVADTRLAQHIEKGNEDGLYISSVASSQNLWALIMDAGTGFTSQVYELAPTCLHKEWIMEQWEKNYYISALAGATNGSSLVVMSKVDCVQVQLLRSSHTKSAIHFHLSGLTKSGKRTFLLRQWPLQEVDGPLLCLGVLIIQTKLLN, from the exons ATGCCGGTACTGCGTGGAAGGGGCCGTGGTGCAGCTAAAAAGCAGGAGGTTACGAATCCGATCGACGCCGGAGAGGCCATTGCCACCAGAACAAGGCGAAGGcgagcggcggcggcggcggcactgccgaataataacaacaacaacaacaacaacaatcagGTGAAGGAGGAAAAGAATCGGAAGGCAGCGGCTGCGGCTGCGGCCGGTGAGGAGAAGAAGGTAGTCGTTAAGGCGGAGAAAAAGAGGGTCGTTGAGAAGGAGGAAGTGcaagagaagaagatgaatgaCAGTGGTAGTGGCGGCGTTAGGAGTAATGCCAAGGCTGAAGAAGAAGGCAGCACTGCTCCTCTTCCTGAGAAG GTTACTGTTGGTGGTTCCCCTGTCTACAGATTAGATAGAAAGCTGGGTAAGGGTGGCTTCGGACAAGTGTATGTCGGTCGGCGTGTTTCTGCTATAAATACGAATGAGAGAACTGGACCAGGAGCTGTTGAG GTGGCCTTAAAACTCGAGCACAAAAATAGTAAAGGGTGCAATTATGGACCGCCACAGGAGTGGAAAGTTTATGA CACTCTTGGTGGCAGCCATGGTGTGCCGCGGGTACACTATAAGGGCAAGCAAGGCGAGTATTATATTATG GTGATGGACATGTTGGGGCCAAGCTTGTGGGATGTTTGGAATAATGGCAATCAAAC AATGGCCATTGAAATGGTTGCGTGTATTGCCATTGAAGCAATATCAATATTGGAGAAGATGCATTCTCGAGG GTATGTACATGGAGATGTAAAGCCTGAAAACTTTCTACTTGGTACTCCTGGGACTCCTGATGAGAAAAAGCTATTTTTAGTTGATCTTGGACTAG CAACTAAATGGCGAGATAGTTCAACCGGTCAGCATGTTGATTATGACCAAAGGCCAGATGTTTTCAG AGGAACAGTACGTTACGCTAGTGTGCATGCTCATTTAGGGAGAACGAGTAGTAGGAGAGATGATCTTGAGTCTCTAGCTTATACCCTTGTGTTCCTTCTCCGGGGTCGCCTCCCCTGGCAAGGTTATCAG GGAGAGAATAAAGGATTCCTTGTCTGCAAGAAGAAGATGGCAACGTCTCCAGAGACCTTGTGTTCTTTCTGTCCACTCCCTTTTAGACAATTTGTTGAACATGTGGTGAACTTGAAGTTTGATGAAGAACCTAATTATGCAAAATATATATCACTATTTGATGGGACTGTAAGTCCAAATCCTGATATCAGGCCAATAAACACAGAGGGTGCACAGAAG CTTATTAATCTGGTTGGTCATAAGAGAGGAAGATTGAcaatggaggaggaggatgatgaaCAGCCAAAGAAGAGAATTAGAATGGGTATGCCAGCAACACAATGGATCAGTGTTTATAATGCTCGGAGACCGATGAAGCAAAG GTATCACTATAATGTGGCTGATACAAGGCTTGCTCAGCATATTGAGAAGGGGAACGAGGATGGGTTATATATTAGCAGTGTGGCTTCTTCTCAAAATTTGTGGGCCTTGATTATGGATGCAGGCACTGGTTTCACTTCCCAAGTTTATGAACTTGCTCCGACTTGTCTTCACAAG GAATGGATAATGGAGCAGTGGGAGAAAAACTATTACATCAGTGCATTAGCCGGAGCTACTAATGGGAGTTCATTAGTAGTAATGTCCAAGG TTGATTGTGTTCAGGTACAACTTTTACGCAGCAGTCATACAAAGTCAGCGATACATTTCCATTTAAGTGGATTAACAAAAAGTGGAAAGAGGACTTTTTTGTTACGTCAATGGCCACTGCAGGAAGTAGATGGGCCATTGTTATGTCTCGGGGTGCTAATTATTCAGACCAA GTTGTTGAACTAG
- the LOC112187058 gene encoding casein kinase 1-like protein HD16 isoform X1 encodes MPVLRGRGRGAAKKQEVTNPIDAGEAIATRTRRRRAAAAAALPNNNNNNNNNNQVKEEKNRKAAAAAAAGEEKKVVVKAEKKRVVEKEEVQEKKMNDSGSGGVRSNAKAEEEGSTAPLPEKVTVGGSPVYRLDRKLGKGGFGQVYVGRRVSAINTNERTGPGAVEVALKLEHKNSKGCNYGPPQEWKVYDTLGGSHGVPRVHYKGKQGEYYIMVMDMLGPSLWDVWNNGNQTMAIEMVACIAIEAISILEKMHSRGYVHGDVKPENFLLGTPGTPDEKKLFLVDLGLATKWRDSSTGQHVDYDQRPDVFRGTVRYASVHAHLGRTSSRRDDLESLAYTLVFLLRGRLPWQGYQGENKGFLVCKKKMATSPETLCSFCPLPFRQFVEHVVNLKFDEEPNYAKYISLFDGTVSPNPDIRPINTEGAQKLINLVGHKRGRLTMEEEDDEQPKKRIRMGMPATQWISVYNARRPMKQRYHYNVADTRLAQHIEKGNEDGLYISSVASSQNLWALIMDAGTGFTSQVYELAPTCLHKEWIMEQWEKNYYISALAGATNGSSLVVMSKGTTFTQQSYKVSDTFPFKWINKKWKEDFFVTSMATAGSRWAIVMSRGANYSDQVVELDFLYPSEGIHRRWDSGYRITATAATWDQAAFVLSVPRKKPQDETQETLRTSAFPSTHVKEKWAKNLYIASICYGRTVS; translated from the exons ATGCCGGTACTGCGTGGAAGGGGCCGTGGTGCAGCTAAAAAGCAGGAGGTTACGAATCCGATCGACGCCGGAGAGGCCATTGCCACCAGAACAAGGCGAAGGcgagcggcggcggcggcggcactgccgaataataacaacaacaacaacaacaacaatcagGTGAAGGAGGAAAAGAATCGGAAGGCAGCGGCTGCGGCTGCGGCCGGTGAGGAGAAGAAGGTAGTCGTTAAGGCGGAGAAAAAGAGGGTCGTTGAGAAGGAGGAAGTGcaagagaagaagatgaatgaCAGTGGTAGTGGCGGCGTTAGGAGTAATGCCAAGGCTGAAGAAGAAGGCAGCACTGCTCCTCTTCCTGAGAAG GTTACTGTTGGTGGTTCCCCTGTCTACAGATTAGATAGAAAGCTGGGTAAGGGTGGCTTCGGACAAGTGTATGTCGGTCGGCGTGTTTCTGCTATAAATACGAATGAGAGAACTGGACCAGGAGCTGTTGAG GTGGCCTTAAAACTCGAGCACAAAAATAGTAAAGGGTGCAATTATGGACCGCCACAGGAGTGGAAAGTTTATGA CACTCTTGGTGGCAGCCATGGTGTGCCGCGGGTACACTATAAGGGCAAGCAAGGCGAGTATTATATTATG GTGATGGACATGTTGGGGCCAAGCTTGTGGGATGTTTGGAATAATGGCAATCAAAC AATGGCCATTGAAATGGTTGCGTGTATTGCCATTGAAGCAATATCAATATTGGAGAAGATGCATTCTCGAGG GTATGTACATGGAGATGTAAAGCCTGAAAACTTTCTACTTGGTACTCCTGGGACTCCTGATGAGAAAAAGCTATTTTTAGTTGATCTTGGACTAG CAACTAAATGGCGAGATAGTTCAACCGGTCAGCATGTTGATTATGACCAAAGGCCAGATGTTTTCAG AGGAACAGTACGTTACGCTAGTGTGCATGCTCATTTAGGGAGAACGAGTAGTAGGAGAGATGATCTTGAGTCTCTAGCTTATACCCTTGTGTTCCTTCTCCGGGGTCGCCTCCCCTGGCAAGGTTATCAG GGAGAGAATAAAGGATTCCTTGTCTGCAAGAAGAAGATGGCAACGTCTCCAGAGACCTTGTGTTCTTTCTGTCCACTCCCTTTTAGACAATTTGTTGAACATGTGGTGAACTTGAAGTTTGATGAAGAACCTAATTATGCAAAATATATATCACTATTTGATGGGACTGTAAGTCCAAATCCTGATATCAGGCCAATAAACACAGAGGGTGCACAGAAG CTTATTAATCTGGTTGGTCATAAGAGAGGAAGATTGAcaatggaggaggaggatgatgaaCAGCCAAAGAAGAGAATTAGAATGGGTATGCCAGCAACACAATGGATCAGTGTTTATAATGCTCGGAGACCGATGAAGCAAAG GTATCACTATAATGTGGCTGATACAAGGCTTGCTCAGCATATTGAGAAGGGGAACGAGGATGGGTTATATATTAGCAGTGTGGCTTCTTCTCAAAATTTGTGGGCCTTGATTATGGATGCAGGCACTGGTTTCACTTCCCAAGTTTATGAACTTGCTCCGACTTGTCTTCACAAG GAATGGATAATGGAGCAGTGGGAGAAAAACTATTACATCAGTGCATTAGCCGGAGCTACTAATGGGAGTTCATTAGTAGTAATGTCCAAGG GTACAACTTTTACGCAGCAGTCATACAAAGTCAGCGATACATTTCCATTTAAGTGGATTAACAAAAAGTGGAAAGAGGACTTTTTTGTTACGTCAATGGCCACTGCAGGAAGTAGATGGGCCATTGTTATGTCTCGGGGTGCTAATTATTCAGACCAA GTTGTTGAACTAGATTTCCTTTATCCTAGTGAAGGAATACATCGGCGCTGGGATTCTGGATATCGTATAACTGCAACTGCAGCAACATGGGATCAGGCCGCTTTTGTTCTCAGTGTGCCAAGGAAGAAGCCTCAAGATGAAACCCAGGAGACGCTTCGTACTTCTGCTTTTCCAAGTACACATGTCAAG GAGAAGTGGGCGAAGAACCTTTATATTGCATCTATTTGTTATGGACGAACAGTATCATAA
- the LOC112187059 gene encoding protein SAWADEE HOMEODOMAIN HOMOLOG 1 isoform X2, with protein sequence MKDSKLAKNLHRSETMERKPMNSLSVFTNSEIMKMENIFKETPQQSLTQEFFQNLATNFSCQPSRVGKSDITRQQVEGWFQSKRKEIQAKGTSSSGAFDWVVESHEDLSDLTMFSNAPDNSQKPKDLSELAFEAKSSKDGAWYDVASFLSYRVVSSGELEVRVRYAGFGREEDEWVNVRRAVRDRSIPLEESECHKVKVGDLVLCFQEREDEAVYCDAHVLEIERSLHDQTGCRCIFVVRFDHDKSKEQVSLGRLCCRPSQYTSSAIVKPNQDINTKQEINRDKDMKFSFLY encoded by the exons ATGAAAGACTCAAAATTAGCAAAGAATCTTCATCGGTCAGAGACAATGGAAAGAAAACCAATGAATTCCCTCTCTGTATTCACCAATTCTGAG ATTATGAAAATGGAGAATATTTTCAAGGAGACACCACAACAATCACTTACTCAGGAGTTTTTCCAAAATCTTGCAACAAATTTCAG CTGCCAACCAAGCCGTGTTGGAAAATCGGATATAACAAGGCAACAG GTGGAAGGTTGGTTCCAGAGTAAACGAAAAGAGATTCAAGCCAAAGGCACTTCGTCATCTGGTGCCTTTGATTGGGTTGTTGAATCCCATGAAGATCTTTCAGATTTGACTATGTTCAGCAATGCACCTGACAATTCTCAGAAGCCAAAAG ATCTTTCAGAGTTGGCATTTGAAGCAAAATCATCAAAAGACGGTGCATG GTATGATGTTGCTTCTTTCCTCTCCTACAGAGTTGTCAGTTCAGGAGAACTA GAAGTTCGAGTTCGTTATGCTGGATTTGGTAGGGAGGAGGATGAATGGGTAAATGTGAGAAGAGCAGTGCGTGACAGATCTATTCCTCTAGAAGAGTCCGAGTGTCATAAGGTCAAGGTTGGGGATCTTGTCCTATGCTTCCAG GAACGAGAAGATGAAGCTGTCTACTGTGATGCCCATGTTCTGGAAATCGAGAGGAGCCTACATGACCAAACAGGCTGCAGGTGTATTTTTGTTGTTCGCTTCGACCATGATAAAAGCAAG GAACAAGTTTCGTTGGGAAGGTTATGTTGCAGGCCTTCACAATACACTTCTTCAGCCATTGTTAAACCCAATCAGGACATCAATACTAAGCAGGAGATAAATAGAGACAAGGACAtgaagttttcttttctttattga
- the LOC112187059 gene encoding protein SAWADEE HOMEODOMAIN HOMOLOG 1 isoform X1, with amino-acid sequence MKDSKLAKNLHRSETMERKPMNSLSVFTNSEIMKMENIFKETPQQSLTQEFFQNLATNFSCQPSRVGKSDITRQQVEGWFQSKRKEIQAKGTSSSGAFDWVVESHEDLSDLTMFSNAPDNSQKPKDPCVTDLSELAFEAKSSKDGAWYDVASFLSYRVVSSGELEVRVRYAGFGREEDEWVNVRRAVRDRSIPLEESECHKVKVGDLVLCFQEREDEAVYCDAHVLEIERSLHDQTGCRCIFVVRFDHDKSKEQVSLGRLCCRPSQYTSSAIVKPNQDINTKQEINRDKDMKFSFLY; translated from the exons ATGAAAGACTCAAAATTAGCAAAGAATCTTCATCGGTCAGAGACAATGGAAAGAAAACCAATGAATTCCCTCTCTGTATTCACCAATTCTGAG ATTATGAAAATGGAGAATATTTTCAAGGAGACACCACAACAATCACTTACTCAGGAGTTTTTCCAAAATCTTGCAACAAATTTCAG CTGCCAACCAAGCCGTGTTGGAAAATCGGATATAACAAGGCAACAG GTGGAAGGTTGGTTCCAGAGTAAACGAAAAGAGATTCAAGCCAAAGGCACTTCGTCATCTGGTGCCTTTGATTGGGTTGTTGAATCCCATGAAGATCTTTCAGATTTGACTATGTTCAGCAATGCACCTGACAATTCTCAGAAGCCAAAAG ATCCATGCGTCACAGATCTTTCAGAGTTGGCATTTGAAGCAAAATCATCAAAAGACGGTGCATG GTATGATGTTGCTTCTTTCCTCTCCTACAGAGTTGTCAGTTCAGGAGAACTA GAAGTTCGAGTTCGTTATGCTGGATTTGGTAGGGAGGAGGATGAATGGGTAAATGTGAGAAGAGCAGTGCGTGACAGATCTATTCCTCTAGAAGAGTCCGAGTGTCATAAGGTCAAGGTTGGGGATCTTGTCCTATGCTTCCAG GAACGAGAAGATGAAGCTGTCTACTGTGATGCCCATGTTCTGGAAATCGAGAGGAGCCTACATGACCAAACAGGCTGCAGGTGTATTTTTGTTGTTCGCTTCGACCATGATAAAAGCAAG GAACAAGTTTCGTTGGGAAGGTTATGTTGCAGGCCTTCACAATACACTTCTTCAGCCATTGTTAAACCCAATCAGGACATCAATACTAAGCAGGAGATAAATAGAGACAAGGACAtgaagttttcttttctttattga